From one Maniola jurtina chromosome 5, ilManJurt1.1, whole genome shotgun sequence genomic stretch:
- the LOC123865237 gene encoding uncharacterized protein LOC123865237 isoform X4, producing MEMCLGRTGSLIGCYLIKHYRMTAHEAIAWMRICRPGSVIGQQQGWLEDLEPWLIKQGNLYRRRNNHDVDKLPTHEFGIYSIVEKTHKQRPIMFSKSQSPPPPIQRKGRSDISPPARPQASKVREAPSKMTDKPEFGRKEKMSAGQKFLIKGTESTEKAQFFGWKENLSTGQKILIKGKSRDSSAAVTLRRGSGSGEPRVLRPSSRTNSVNQHEKSNEPNDRNLSGYFHVPTFHTSQTPIAKTLDDARNILMRSTLYNDQRPTLFNDQRKKLYYNQRTTVAHDQRARKLDSAIIVKPQCTFRGGTNNAFNERPIPGNATKLLPSTFSSVSRSPPQPQQRRRLGRSPSPPAFKVVNEQSRATNTPPPVEISKNRDSNTNLMEELSRLKLTAPRHGSTGAASLGARRDAPPDRRAPSVRSDERPLATQGDMLNSIKFQRRFRESINAERFGKFNHIPSTTSKDKPLICNTNSRTACAGPKSHFSQEHRCNSPTQEKTSSDTRQFFRAPRPSSPKGRRSPHTFY from the exons ATGGAAATGT GTTTAGGTCGCACTGGGTCGCTTATTggttgttatttaataaaacactaTCGTATGACTGCCCATGAGGCTATAGCGTGGATGAGAATATGTAGACCTGGGTCAGTTATTGGTCAACAGCAG GGATGGCTGGAGGATTTAGAACCGTGGTTGATTAAACAAGGAAATTTATATAG GAGACGCAATAACCACGATGTTGATAAATTACCAACCCATGAGTTTGGAATCTACTCCATTGTTGAGAAAACACACAAGCAAAGGCCAATAATGTTCAGCAAATCACAATCCCCACCACCACCAATTCAGAGAAAAGGTAGATCAGATATATCTCCACCAGCACGCCCTCAAGCATCAAAAGTAAGAGAAG CTCCTAGTAAGATGACCGACAAACCAGAGTTTGGACGGAAGGAGAAGATGAGTGCTGGACAAAAATTTCTTATTaaagg AACAGAATCAACTGAAAAAGCGCAATTTTTCGGATGGAAGGAGAACCTGAGCACTGGACAAAAAATTCTTATAAAAGG aaaatcacGAGACTCAAGTGCAGCAGTCACATTACGACGTGGAAGTGGCTCGGGTGAACCGCGTGTATTGCGACCATCTTCTAGAACTAATTCTGTTAACCAGCACGAAAAATCTAAT gaaCCCAATGATAGAAATCTCAGTGGATATTTTCATGTCCCCACATTTCATACAAGTCAGACGCCGATCGCAAAGACATTAGATGATGCTAGG AATATTTTAATGAGGAGTACTTTGTATAACGATCAAAGACCAACGTTATTTAATgatcaaagaaaaaaattgtattataacCAAAGAACAACTGTGGCTCATGATCAAAGAGCCAGAAAATTGGATTCTGCAATTATAGTCAAACCCCAGTGTACTTTTCGTGGAGGGACAAATAATGCTTTCAATGAGCGTCCAATTCCTGGCAACGCTACAAAGCTATTACCTTCAACATTTAGCTCAG TTTCCAGAAGTCCACCTCAACCTCAACAACGACGTCGCCTTGGTAGAAGTCCAAGTCCACCTGCCTTCAAAGTGGTGAATGAACAATCTCGGGCTACAAATACTCCTCCACCGGTTGAAATCTCCAAAAATCGTGATTCAAATACAAATCTCATGGAAGAGCTGTCCAGACTAAAAT TGACAGCGCCAAGGCACGGGTCCACCGGCGCGGCGTCGCTGGGCGCTCGGCGGGACGCGCCGCCCGACCGCCGGGCTCCCTCCGTGCGATCCGACGAGCGACCACTCGCGACACAGGGAGATATGCTTAATAGCATTAAG ttcCAGAGAAGATTCCGTGAATCTATAAACGCAGAGAGATTCGGCAAGTTTAACCACATAccaag tacaACTTCCAAAGATAAGCCGCTAATTTGCAACACCAACTCGAGGACGGCTTGTGCCGGACCGAAGTCACATTTTAGTCAAGAACATAG ATGTAATAGTCCTACACAAGAGAAAACCAGTTCAGATACAAGACAGTTTTTCCGCGCTCCACGACCGAGTTCACCAAAAGGCAGACGATCGCCACACactttttactaa
- the LOC123865237 gene encoding uncharacterized protein LOC123865237 isoform X5 — MTAHEAIAWMRICRPGSVIGQQQGWLEDLEPWLIKQGNLYRRRNNHDVDKLPTHEFGIYSIVEKTHKQRPIMFSKSQSPPPPIQRKGRSDISPPARPQASKVREAPSKMTDKPEFGRKEKMSAGQKFLIKGTESTEKAQFFGWKENLSTGQKILIKGKSRDSSAAVTLRRGSGSGEPRVLRPSSRTNSVNQHEKSNEPNDRNLSGYFHVPTFHTSQTPIAKTLDDARNILMRSTLYNDQRPTLFNDQRKKLYYNQRTTVAHDQRARKLDSAIIVKPQCTFRGGTNNAFNERPIPGNATKLLPSTFSSVSRSPPQPQQRRRLGRSPSPPAFKVVNEQSRATNTPPPVEISKNRDSNTNLMEELSRLKLTAPRHGSTGAASLGARRDAPPDRRAPSVRSDERPLATQGDMLNSIKFQRRFRESINAERFGKFNHIPSTTSKDKPLICNTNSRTACAGPKSHFSQEHRCNSPTQEKTSSDTRQFFRAPRPSSPKGRRSPHTFY; from the exons ATGACTGCCCATGAGGCTATAGCGTGGATGAGAATATGTAGACCTGGGTCAGTTATTGGTCAACAGCAG GGATGGCTGGAGGATTTAGAACCGTGGTTGATTAAACAAGGAAATTTATATAG GAGACGCAATAACCACGATGTTGATAAATTACCAACCCATGAGTTTGGAATCTACTCCATTGTTGAGAAAACACACAAGCAAAGGCCAATAATGTTCAGCAAATCACAATCCCCACCACCACCAATTCAGAGAAAAGGTAGATCAGATATATCTCCACCAGCACGCCCTCAAGCATCAAAAGTAAGAGAAG CTCCTAGTAAGATGACCGACAAACCAGAGTTTGGACGGAAGGAGAAGATGAGTGCTGGACAAAAATTTCTTATTaaagg AACAGAATCAACTGAAAAAGCGCAATTTTTCGGATGGAAGGAGAACCTGAGCACTGGACAAAAAATTCTTATAAAAGG aaaatcacGAGACTCAAGTGCAGCAGTCACATTACGACGTGGAAGTGGCTCGGGTGAACCGCGTGTATTGCGACCATCTTCTAGAACTAATTCTGTTAACCAGCACGAAAAATCTAAT gaaCCCAATGATAGAAATCTCAGTGGATATTTTCATGTCCCCACATTTCATACAAGTCAGACGCCGATCGCAAAGACATTAGATGATGCTAGG AATATTTTAATGAGGAGTACTTTGTATAACGATCAAAGACCAACGTTATTTAATgatcaaagaaaaaaattgtattataacCAAAGAACAACTGTGGCTCATGATCAAAGAGCCAGAAAATTGGATTCTGCAATTATAGTCAAACCCCAGTGTACTTTTCGTGGAGGGACAAATAATGCTTTCAATGAGCGTCCAATTCCTGGCAACGCTACAAAGCTATTACCTTCAACATTTAGCTCAG TTTCCAGAAGTCCACCTCAACCTCAACAACGACGTCGCCTTGGTAGAAGTCCAAGTCCACCTGCCTTCAAAGTGGTGAATGAACAATCTCGGGCTACAAATACTCCTCCACCGGTTGAAATCTCCAAAAATCGTGATTCAAATACAAATCTCATGGAAGAGCTGTCCAGACTAAAAT TGACAGCGCCAAGGCACGGGTCCACCGGCGCGGCGTCGCTGGGCGCTCGGCGGGACGCGCCGCCCGACCGCCGGGCTCCCTCCGTGCGATCCGACGAGCGACCACTCGCGACACAGGGAGATATGCTTAATAGCATTAAG ttcCAGAGAAGATTCCGTGAATCTATAAACGCAGAGAGATTCGGCAAGTTTAACCACATAccaag tacaACTTCCAAAGATAAGCCGCTAATTTGCAACACCAACTCGAGGACGGCTTGTGCCGGACCGAAGTCACATTTTAGTCAAGAACATAG ATGTAATAGTCCTACACAAGAGAAAACCAGTTCAGATACAAGACAGTTTTTCCGCGCTCCACGACCGAGTTCACCAAAAGGCAGACGATCGCCACACactttttactaa
- the LOC123865261 gene encoding protein NDUFAF4 homolog: MGGLVSKALRPIKSFNIENRAHRVISKEKPTVAPSYPSTLEELKRVREVDPDIDVKLSKKDPELDERLKDVYVTSHGRPEDDVTKEKQEKSLDRPLPQDRKAVPDFDFGLKEPEKVPYGRTTLRHAIDYISSHQINPEEVTAEKIAFEYKLKVEDVENILKYFKTYEVYLPATKTTPAMFAGPTELRKQLYKSNFKEIEGKKDADDENKQAQMKTT, translated from the coding sequence ATGGGTGGGTTAGTGTCAAAAGCGTTGCGACCGATAAAGAGTTTCAACATTGAAAATCGAGCTCACCGGGTTATATCTAAAGAAAAACCAACCGTAGCACCGAGCTATCCGTCTACGCTTGAAGAGCTGAAGAGGGTACGAGAAGTCGATCCCGACATAGATGTGAAACTTTCTAAAAAAGATCCAGAACTTGACGAAAGGTTAAAAGATGTTTATGTAACCTCACACGGTCGGCCAGAAGACGACGTGACGAAGGAAAAGCAGGAGAAAAGCTTGGACCGACCGCTTCCCCAAGATCGCAAGGCTGTACCGGATTTTGACTTTGGACTGAAAGAACCTGAAAAAGTTCCATACGGTAGAACCACTTTGCGACATGCAATAGATTATATTTCCTCTCATCAGATCAATCCTGAGGAAGTAACGGCCGAGAAAATCGCGTTCGAGTATAAGCTAAAAGTGGAAGATGTTGAAAATAtactcaaatattttaaaacatatgAAGTGTATTTGCCAGCAACTAAAACAACTCCTGCTATGTTTGCTGGGCCGACGGAACTGAGGAAGCAATTGTACAAGTCTAATTTTAAGGAAATTGAAGGCAAAAAGGATGCAGATGACGAGAATAAACAAGCACAAATGAAGACTACTTAA
- the LOC123865241 gene encoding N6-adenosine-methyltransferase subunit METTL3, with translation MSKRLAMSDAWEEIQAVKSKRNSLREKLEKRKKERQSILGATLASDKNEGTPVTSSSRDRAVGSPASAKTETPLEKPKPMLSASLEVRLLQVLSDMQLQLPATASALLPGLGDVDTGIVASLLQKFATQKLIVIKERTESTTDASIEVVSAESVRLAAVLAALMEEQSAPAKRKGDKKIEEGPNPKVSKTTTDEKKTGKDDTDIMSLLAMPSSREKAVKRVGEEIMDLLSKPTAKEKSLADKFKSQGGAQVMEFCPQGTRAECVRAFKSPGGEPGGYTCKKLHFKKIIQSHTDESLGDCSFLNTCFHMDSCKYVHYEVDNADPNLNANKLIAETVTKGSHNGTNVTPKQDGVLTLTPPQWIQCDLRYLDMTFLGKFAVIMADPPWDIHMELPYGTMSDDEMRCLGVPQLQDSGLIFLWVTGRAMELGRECLKLWGYERVDELIWVKTNQLQRIIRTGRTGHWLNHGKEHCLVGMKGNPDNLNRGLDCDVIVAEVRATSHKPDEIYGIIERLSPGTRKIELFGRPHNVQPNWITLGNQVDGVRLVDPELIVAFKKRYPDGNCMAPPPPDPGLP, from the exons ATGTCTAAAAGATTAG CCATGTCAGATGCATGGGAGGAAATTCAAGCGGTGAAAAGCAAGCGAAATAGTTTAAGAGAGAAGTTAGAAAAGAGGAAGAAAGAAAGGCAAAGTATTCTTGGTGCAACTTTGGCCAGCGACAAAAATGAAGGGACGCCGGTCACCTCATCAAGTAGAGACAGAGCAGTTGGAAGTCCGGCATCGGCCAAAACTGAAA CTCCTTTAGAGAAACCTAAACCAATGCTCTCAGCATCCCTAGAAGTGAGGTTGCTACAAGTGCTGTCAGACATGCAGTTGCAACTGCCTGCAACAGCCAGTGCTCTTTTGCCAGGCTTGGGTGATGTTGATACTGGCATTGTTGCCAGTTTATTACAGAAGTTTGCCACTCAGAAGCTTATTGT AATAAAAGAAAGAACTGAAAGCACGACAGATGCCAGCATAGAAGTTGTGAGCGCTGAATCTGTGAGACTGGCTGCAGTTTTAGCTGCTCTTATGGAGGAACAGTCTGCCCCTGCCAAGAGAAAAG GTGATAAAAAAATAGAGGAAGGACCAAATCCAAAAGTTTCTAAAACCACAACAGATGAAAAGAAAACAGGGAAAGACGATACAGACATTATG TCTTTGCTGGCAATGCCTTCAAGTCGAGAGAAAGCAGTGAAAAGAGTTGGAGAAGAAATCATGGATCTATTGAGCAAACCCACAGCCAAAGAGAAATCACTTGCTGACAAATTCAAGAGTCAAGGAG GTGCTCAAGTAATGGAGTTCTGTCCGCAAGGCACGCGCGCGGAATGCGTACGTGCGTTCAAGAGTCCAGGTGGCGAGCCCGGTGGCTACACCTGCAAGAAGCTGCACTTCAAGAAGATCATCCAGAGCCACACGGATGAGAGCCTCGGAGACTGCTCCTTCCTCAACACCTGCTTCCACATGGACAGCTGCAA GTATGTTCACTATGAAGTTGACAATGCTGATCCTAACTTAAACGCGAACAAATTAATCGCAGAAACGGTTACAAAAGGAAGTCACAATG GTACCAATGTAACTCCAAAACAAGATGGAGTGCTAACCTTGACACCACCCCAGTGGATCCAGTGTGATTTGAGATATTTAGACATGACATTTTTAG GAAAGTTCGCGGTGATAATGGCGGATCCGCCGTGGGACATCCACATGGAGCTGCCGTACGGCACCATGTCCGACGACGAGATGAGGTGCCTGGGGGTGCCGCAGCTGCAGGACAGCGGCCTAATCTTCCTGTGGGTTACCGGTCG GGCTATGGAGCTCGGTAGGGAGTGCCTGAAGCTGTGGGGCTACGAGCGCGTGGACGAGCTGATCTGGGTGAAGACCAACCAGCTGCAGCGGATCATACGCACCGGCCGCACGGGCCACTGGCTCAACCATGGCAAGGAACATTGTTTG GTGGGAATGAAGGGCAATCCCGACAATCTGAACCGTGGCCTCGATTGTGACGTCATCGTGGCGGAAGTGCGCGCAACGTCGCACAAGCCTGATGAAATCTACGGCATTATTG AAAGGTTGAGTCCTGGCACAAGAAAAATAGAGTTATTTGGTCGACCACACAATGTTCAACCTAACTG GATAACCCTCGGTAACCAAGTAGACGGCGTCCGCTTGGTGGACCCCGAGCTAATAGTCGCGTTCAAGAAGAGATACCCCGACGGCAACTGCatggcgccgccgccgcccgaccCGGGCCTGCCCTAG
- the LOC123865249 gene encoding DNA polymerase interacting tetratricopeptide repeat-containing, protein of 47 kDa, which produces MSEKVDDSKKTSMTEEERIALCHKLDKELDDFIDGLEKKRYTEGWPEDRWEEEMEKHPFFMKSTPDNGELSPLAEGLAKLKFDPAENTPLELATSYKEDGNFNFKHKNYRLAILGYTEGIKVKSDDAEINASLYNNRGAAQFHLMNYRSALFDSERALSFNPDHAKARLRAAKSALAVAKYDTCIEHCEKLLQTQSKDKELIELLNVAKKKKMIQERDERKRNVLEAKKNAEKQAVIKAIVDRGIKISKCEDEDDIDLSKLEPCIPGAQDAIVRLEDGILKWPVLLLYPEYQQTDFIRACPENVPLLNQLEQIFPAPWDDKNTYSIRKINLYYESSDNMPHLIDPTNKLGDILKMKHYVLKSGTPSFFCLLKGSRYEKSYLESYL; this is translated from the exons ATGAGTGAAAAAGTGGATGATAGTAAAAAAACATCGATGACTGAGGAAGAAAGGATAGCTCTATGCCATAAGCTGGATAAAGAACTTGATGATTTTATTGATGGTTTGGAAAAAAAACGATACACTGAGGGATGGCCAGAGGACCGCTGGGAG GAAGAAATGGAGAAGCATCCTTTCTTCATGAAGTCGACTCCAGATAACGGTGAACTGTCCCCTCTTGCTGAGGGCCTGGCAAAGCTGAAGTTTGACCCCGCGGAGAACACACCACTGGAATTGGCCACTAGCTATAAGGAGGATGGGAATTTCAACTTTAAGCACAAGAATTATAGATTGGCGATATTGGG GTACACAGAGGGAATCAAAGTTAAATCTGACGATGCAGAAATCAATGCTAGCTTGTATAACAACCGCGGGGCAGCGCAATTTCACTTAATGAACTACCGATCAGCTTTGTTCGACAGTGAGCGCGCATTGTCGTTTAACCCAGACCATGCCAAAGCCCGTTTACGGGCAGCCAAATCAGCACTCGCAGTCGCCAAATACGATACGTGTATAGAACACTGCGAAAAGCTACTACAAACGCAATCAAAGGATAAAGAATTAATAGAACTTCTTAATGTagccaaaaagaaaaagatgattCAAGAGCGGGATGAAAGGAAGAGAAACGTCTTGGAAGCCAAAAAAAATGCTGAAAAACAAGCAGTTATTAAAGCTATTGTTGATAGaggaataaaaatatctaagtgTGAGGACGAAGACGACATTGACCTGTCTAAGCTAGAGCCTTGTATACCTGGTGCCCAAGATGCAATCGTTCGTTTGGAAGACGGCATTTTAAAGTGGCCCGTTCTGTTATTATATCCAGAGTACCAACAGACAGATTTTATTAGAGCGTGTCCAGAAAATGTGCCGCTGTTAAACCAGTTGGAACAAATATTCCCTGCGCCTTGGGATGACAAAAATACATACAGTATTCGAAAAATTAATCTTTATTACGAAAGCTCTGACAATATGCCACACTTGATTGATCCAACGAATAAACTGGGTGACATCTTGAAGATGAAGCATTATGTATTGAAGTCCGGTACACCATCGTTTTTCTGCTTGTTAAAAGGCAGTCGATATGAAAAGAGCTATTTGGAAAGTTATCTTTAA